The region GCCGTTTCCCCCTGCAATCGTCAGACCCGCAGACGTGATCGAAAGAAACGACCCCGGATCGCTACGCTTCCAGATGCGCGGGTTGATCGTCCCCTGGTTGAAGCTGTCGAGAAAGATCTGCGAGGACGTCGTGCTGGCCGCGGTATGAGTAATTCGCGTCGGACGATACGGTGCCTCCGCAAGGTCGAAGACGCTGGTCGTGCCATCGCCCTGAAAGGTCTCCGCGATATACGCCGCCGGCTCCATGTCACCGCTCAGCGTCACATCGTTCGCCAGCTCGCGGACAGAGGCCGTGCGCAGCGCAGCGACATTCAACGTGCCGTCTCCATCGTTCAGCACATGGATGGTGGCACCAGCCGTGCGCAGGCTGACCGCGCCATCCAGCACACGGTACGAGCCATACGCCGCACTCGCGATCTCACCAGCATTTGCGGACCAGGATGCTGCCTGCGCAGGCGCAAAGACCCCGACCGTTCCTCCGTCCTCCACCTGCCCGGTCGTAAACAGCCCCGCATCGACGCGGTCCGTCAGGGTCCGCAGCAGCTCTCCGCTGGACTGCGCGAGCCCCGTGCCGCCGGGCGAGACCGTCTGCTTGTCGAGCAGCCACTCATCGCTCACCGCGCTGAACATCAGCCGATGCACCGGCCCTGTCGTCGTCACACCCGCGTAGATCTTCGCAGGTTCGGTCGCCAGGTATCCGGTAAACAGTACCGTCCCATCATCCGTTGTCACCACGACACGCGCGCGGCGCACAGGCTCTGGCAGCGTAGTCGCACTCAGGCCGAGCATCCCCGAGCAGCGCGAAGGAGCATTCAGCGTGCGCTCTATCTTCAGCGGTCCATCGGCTGCGACTGCGTCGCTGTAGTCACGCGCCCCCGTACCATCGAGATTGTCGATCGTGATCCTCACGAGAGCGCCTCCTTCTGGGCGAGCGGAGGAAGTCCCCGCATTGCCCGCACCTCATCGACCGTCAGCACGCCAGCCTCGAGCAAAGTCTTCTGGATCGCGGCCTCGCTGGCCTCGTCTCGGCCTTCCAGCTCGTTGAAGCAGAACTCGAACTCGCGCCAGCCCAGCTTCTTGGCAAACAGGTCGCGCGTGATGTGCTCCGCAATCAGCTTGGCCACCGGAACCACCGCGCTCTGGAAGGCCTCATCCGCCAGCTCCCCGGCGGTCGAGCGGTTGACATCGCCAGCCACGCCCAGCAGCATCGGCGGAAGCTCAAAAGCGTTGGCGATCATGCGGATCAGCAGCTCCTGCCACTGCAGCCGCAGGTCGGCATCCGTACCACCGGCAAAGCGCAGCACTTCGGGTTTCTTCTCGCTGCTCAGCACTGGTACGCGCCCCGTGCCTTCAATCTCGTCCTGCCACCAGCGAATCAGGCGGTCGTGCTGCTCCGGCGTCGCCTCGTTCAGCCACAGCGCATACTGCACCACCGAGTTCGAGGCCAGCCGACCCGCATAGCGCTGCGCGCTCACAAACTGGTTGACCGTCTCGAAAGCCACCTCCAGTCGCCCCAGGCCGAACGGCGTATGCGTCCGTGGATTCAGCCGCACATACATCAGCTCGTCGTCGCGTAAGGCAATCTGCGATTGCTCGCCCAGCCGGCCCGTCGCCTGCGCGTAACGCGGCTTATCGGCCTGACCATCCCACTGGCTATTGACCTGGATGGTCGCACCGTCCACGGCCCACAACCGGAACGGCTGCTGCGGATCGCCGGTCGCCTCCATCTCCACCGCGCCGAAGCCGCCCACCAGCAGGTCTTCGATCACCTGCTCCCACAACACGCGGAAGCTATCTGCCGCGTTTGGCTCTTCGAGACAGCGCCGCAACACCGCCAGCCGCTCCGCCGCGTTCTCTACGTCGGCCGGGTTGTAGCCGCGACGAACGCGCACCTGCCAGTCCATGCTGGCCACCTTGTCCTTCACGACGTTGATGGCGCGGCGCACCACCGGGGTCTCGGCAAACCGGCGCAGGTTGGCCGGCGTCGGCTTCGGCAGAGCATCCTGCCCAAGCCGCGCTCCACGATACGGCGTCAGGATCGCAGGTAGCGTCTTCGTCTTTCGCTCGCCCGTTGCAGGGTCCTGCTGCGCCGCCGCGTCCACGCCCGCTACTCTCTGCCAGACGTCCTTCACTGCTTCTCGAACTCCCATTCGCTCACCTCATCCCTTCGCTGTGATCTGCCGCTAAAAATGAAAAGGCACGGCCCATTGGCCATGCCTTCGCTCGATCTCTTCGTCTCGTTGTGACGCTGTTCTCTGCTCTAGATCAAACCCTCAGCTCCAGCCGCGCCGTCTCGGCTACACGCGCCAGATCGCTCAACGTCACCACGCGGATCGCCTCGCGCTCCATCGCCTCTACGCCAAAGCGATACCGCTCCACGGCCTCGTCTGCCCCATCCTCACTCATACGCAGCGGCTCGACAACCGCCGTCAGCTCCAGCCGCGCACGCTCCACCCGCTCCACTCCTTCGCGCAGCTGCGGGGCGGAGTACGCAAAGCCCTTCGCGGCCTCCACATCGCCTTCGAGCGAGACCGCCTGGAACATCCGGATCAGACTGCCTGCTGCACCCGCAGCGTCGGCCCTGTAGCCGCAATCAATCTTCATCGGATCGCCCGCACGCGTGTATAACGATGCCGCAATTCGCTTGCGCATCATCCCCCACACGCCCGCTCGCTCAAACTCGTTCCGCATGCTGCTCACGATAGCGGCCCTTCCGCTCTTCCGGCGCTCCTGCTTCCCTCGCAGCGGCTCGACGTACATGCGCAGCAGCTGTTCCATCTCGGCAGCCATGTTCTCCGCCAGCGAAGCCCGCGGCTCGCTGATCTGCACCGAGTTCGACAGCGTATCTTCGAGCAGCGTCAGCACCGGCTTCGTGTCGGCGGCGCCCAGTCGCAGCCGCTCGGCGATCTCGCCCTCGAGCGCCTCCAGCACCCCCAGGTCGGCATCGGCGTCCATGCAGCGAACCCGGCTCCAGTCGCGGGTAAACCGCACCACGGCATCCGCCGCCTCAGCGCCAGCCGGGCGCAGCACCACACCGATGTTGGTGAACTCGCCCTTCACCACATCCGGCACATACCGGATGAGAAAGAACTCGCATGGAACCCGATCCGCCAAACAACCTCCGGAGCGCCTTCGCGCTCTACATCACAAATTTTCCTGCACCGCCGGCCTCTGCGAACTGCCGCGGCACCATAACCTTCGTAACCTTGTTCCACATCGGGAACGGCTCGCGGTTCGAATCGCGAAACGACGCGATCAGCTCCCGCACCCGACCCCGCCTCTGGAGCAGTTGCTCCATCAGGCGTTCCAGCTCGCTCATATCGCCGCCATACCACTCCGGCGGAACCTGCTCGGCGATGCTCCATAGCGTGCCCGGCGACATCGTCTCCACACGCCCCAGCCAGGGCTCAAAGCTCTCCCACCCCGTCACCATTTCATAGACACGGTTGCGCTGATAGACGCCTCGCAGCGGCGAGTCCGGGAAGTTCCACTCGCCCGCATTGAAGCAGAACCCCTGATCGATGAACGTGGCGCGATACCTCCGCTCGCGCGGCCTTCGCTCGAACACCGCCTGCCGCCCGTTGCAGTTGCCCGTCCACTTGTCGATCACCAGCATCCCGGCAAACTCCCGCAGGTTGCGCACCTCGTCCAGCTGCGGATCCGGCAGGTAGTCCACCACCTGGCCCGGCATCAGACCGCCGACAAACTGCGAGCCGAACTGCAGCCCCGGACTGTAGCGCTCGCGCACGCCGCGCGGAAGCTCGACCGTCATGTCGAGCGTGTTCTTCACCAGCCATTCGGTCACCTCGACCACATCGCACGCCGGTACGGTCACCCCGGCGGCAGCGGCAAGGCGCGTCGCGATAAACTCGTTGGCGAGAACGCGGCGGTGCTGCGGGTTGTTCTGGAACTTCACCACCCACAGCTTGCCGTCCGCGCCCAGCATCAACTGGCTCTGCGCTCCGCCACGCATTCTCCTGATCGCCTGTACCGCCAGAACCGCCAAACCGTCTTCCTCTCGCTCCAGCAGAATACAGCGTGCGGGCTATCGGATTCACTCCACGCCCAATCGTCCATACACGCTACGGTCGCACCAGCAGCTCCTCGCGCACCGCCTGCGCGATAGCCATCGCCATCAGGCAGTCATCGTGCGAGCCCGGAGCCGCTCCGGTGCGTCCATTCGCGCCGTTGATGAACGTCCTGCACTCTTCCAGCAGCCGTGCACTGGCGAAGATCTGCGGCGACTGCACCAGCAGCGCGCCCATGTGCGCGATGATGCGCGGCTTGTTCAGCGCCGTCGTCAGCCAGCCCGCCTGCCCATCCATCTGGTAGACCTCCGTGTAGCGATGAATACTGTCCAGATACGCCAGCACGGCAGATCCGTGATTGTTGCGCTCCACCGCGATCTTCGCCCTCCCGTACTCGTGTGCAAGTTGAACTGCCGCAGCAGCAAGCTCCAGCGGATTCAGCCGCTGCCGCAGCTCCGCGCACTGCAGCCCTGTCCGTAGCTCGATCACCTGCACAGCGGCATAGTCTCCCGCTGCGCCGCCGCCTGCCGTATCCACGGCGACCAGGTAGCGATTGCCCGGCACGGGAGGGAGCCAGATGTGCAGGCAGTCTCCGCGCCGTCTCTCCACTGGAGGCGTGACCTCCGCCAGCCGATCTTCAATCGCATCCACATCGAAGCAGCAGTCGCCCGTCGCCCGGAAGCAGCTCACCGGGTCCTCGGCGAACTCCTGCGAGCGCAGCGCCTGATAGCTCGTCTCGAGCATCCGGCGATAGCCGATCTGCTCGGGCTTCAGATTCTTGCTCTCAATCAGTGCTTGCTCTTCATCCGTGAAATCTGTAACCGCAGCGGCTACATAAGCCTCTTCCATCCACCACGGAAAGAAGTGCTGCACCGTACCGTTCTCCAACGCATGATTCCACTCGCTGTAGAAGCAGCCGTACGCTCCGTTCGGTGTGGACTCGATCACCAGCTCGCCCGAAGGCGACAGCGCCGCACGCAGGCCAGCCAGCGTCTCCTGCGCATCGCCCGGCCAGCGGCTCACCTCGCTCAGGTGCAGGTTCTGGATCGACAAGCCACGCCCTGCGCCCTCGTCGCCCGCACTCAAAATGCGAAACTCGCTGTCCAGCTCGGGAAAACTCATCTGCCCGGAGTTGGCACGGCTGCGCCGCAGCGGACCTTCGCGCGCCTCCTTCGGAAGCTGTTCCCAGAAGCGCTGCACCATCCGGAAGATTCCTTCAGCGGCTTCGCGGGTCTGGGCCACCTGTACGGTCAGGACACCTCTGGTTGTGATGGTCTTCATGAACATCCGCGCCGCCACCCAGGTCGTTACACCCATCTGCCGTGCCTTCAGGACGATGTTCCATTGCTTTCGCCGCTCTTCAAAGGCGCGCTGCACTGCATTCGCTTCGAGCGGTCGCACCTTGCCGTCGCGGTCGCGAACCTTCAGGGTCTCCCGCACCGCCCGGACCATACCGTCCGGGCTGCCGTCGATCCCGCGCCCCAGCTCCTCCAAACCTTCGATATCCCATATCATCTCCACCCGCCGTTTCTCGAGGTCGCTAAAAAATGGGCGGCCAGAGCCCCCAACTCCAGCCGCCCGCACCGCCCACTCCATCTCCCCCTACATCTCCCAATGACAGCCGCTGACCGTCTTCGGGTTGGGAACATCCCGCAGCGCGAGCGATCCGTTCGCCGGCACACTTACCGGAGTTCCGAACGGAATGCCGTTGATCAGCTGGTTCGCATTCAGCGCCGAGACCGTAATGGCGTACGCCGACTGCGGATTGCCGATGCGGTACACCGCGCCGCTCTGCCCGGTGCAGTCGGGCAGCGTGATGTTGCCTGCGCCGGTCACACCGTTCAGCGAGACCGCTCCGTCGGCCGCCGTCATGCTGTAAGGCAGCGCGGTCACGGTATGCGGATTCACCTCGTTGTATCCGAAGTAGTAGTTGAGCGCGTTGCTTGCCGCCGCCGCCATCAGTTGCTGGCCCGCCGCACTGGGATGAACGTGGTCTGCCAGGAAGTTCGCGCTGGTATTGGCTCCATCGGCGCCGAGCAGCGGGTTGGCGGCAAAGTCCAGGATGCCGTCGGCCCCGGCGCTGCGTGCCTGCTGCAGGATCAGAGCGTTGTATGCGTTTTTCTGCGCGTCCATGCTGGGCGCGCCTGCAGCCGTGCTGTTACCGCCGCTCGAGATCATCGTACCTACGAAGACTCTGCATCCAGCCCGCTTCAGCGTCTGAATCTCGCCCGTAAGGTACTGGAAGGTCTGCAAGGGCGTTCCATTCAACAGGTCGTTGACCCCGGCGTCGAGCAGCGCTACCGCCTGCCCGGCGTCCGTCGTGCACCGGCGCGCGACGCGGTTGGCCTCCGACGCTTCCATTCCGCGGATCGTCGCGCCGTAGATGCCCCAGTTGGTGCGCGTATACGTGGGCTGGTTGAGCAGCGTAAGCTGCGACGACCACGAGTACGAGTCGCTGCACTGCGAGCCGTTCCACGAGCATGCGATCGAGTCGCCAACGATGTGCATCACCGGCGCGCTGCTCAGCACCGGCTGCGGATCGACCGCAACGCCGCGCGCCGCAACCTCGCGGGTCAGCGCCAGCGAATCCGACTGGATCTGCGCCGGCGTCAGCTGCGTCGGAAAGAAGCGAGCGCGGTACATCGTGCCCAGCAGGCCGCTCCCCGCATAGGGAGAGATGCCACTGCCGCCCAGGAAGTAGCTGCCGCCACTCTGCAGGCCGAACGAGGCTGACTGCGCCACGTAAGGGTACTCGACGCCGTCGATGTACACATGGTCCAGATTGCCGCTGCCCGTTCCCAGAACGAAGGCCAAAACATGGAAGCCGCTGATCGTCTGGTTCATCGTAACCCGCGGCGCATTGCCGGCGTAGATGCCCGGGGTATAGGAGCCTGGCCCCGAACCGGCATAGAGCAGGTTCACTCCGTTTCCCCCAAGGCTGCTGGTCAGGATCACCGGGTATTGATTCGACAATGCCAACCCGTTGCTTGCCGGGAACGGAGCGATGTGCACGGCAAACTCAAAGGTCTGCGTATTGTTCAACACCGCAGGCAGTTGTACGCCCTGGTAGGGGCTTGCCGAGGTAAAGCTCAGGCCGTTCGGAACCCATGCAGGAGCATGCGTCCCCGCCAGCAGCGTGCCGCTGTTTCCGTTGCCCGTCGCATCGACGACCGTGGTTCCGGTCCCCTGCATAAAGTTGTAATCGGCGGTTGCATTCGGCGCGAGCGTCGATCCGGAGAATCCTGAGCCGGAGACGCCGCCCGCAGGCACAGCCCATGTACCGTCCTCGCGCAGAAAACGGGTCGTTCCCGGCGTTGCTCCCGGATCGGGCACCGCGCCCGGCGCATGCGCACTCCCCGAGGCCTTGAAGACGGGAACCTGGCTGGCGGAGATGGCTCCGTTCAATGTAGTCGCGTTGACTGTAGTCGCATTGACCGTCCCCGCCGTAAAGCCCTGCGGCGTAAAACTGTATGACGTTCCGCGCAGATTAAGGGCGACGCCGCTGGTCGATGGATTGAAGCTCATCGTGTCGACCGAGGCCGAGGAGGACAGCTCAAACAGGTTGTAGGCCGAGTTCCACCGGTTACAGCCGTGCAGGTTGCAGTGAATCGTAAAGACGCTCTGCTCTCCCGCGTCCGCTACCATCGTGCGCTTCCATGGTCCCGCCATCACCAGGGCCGCGTCCGGAAGCGAATGGGTTCCGCCGTTGCCGTAGTAGCTGGCCGGAGGCGTCGCGTTGTTAATCATCCAGCCTCGCAGGCCCGGACCGTTGTTGCCCTCGTACTGCATGCCCGCCTGTGCGTAGACGCCCGGCCGCGGAACGTATTGCGAGATCGCTTCCAGATCGCCCCCCACCTTCTCCTGGTAGTAGTGCGGCTGCTCGACAGAGTCATTCGGCTCCCACGCCACAGTGTTCGCCGCCAGTGTCATCTGGCCATCGACCGTCTTCGTCGATGGATTCATCACGCTCAGCACCTCCGCCATGGGATAGAGGGCATAGGTGCCCGTAAGCAGCGAGAGTGTGCCTCCCGTGGTGCTGCTGTCCGGGCCGGACTGCGTATAAGTCACCTTGTTGGGCGCCGTCGAACTGACGACGAAGCTGCCGTTATAGCTGCTGTCCGTCGCTCCGGCAACCGTCATCGTCAGCCCATTCACGTCGACCGGAAGATTCCCGGCCGTTGTCAGGGTAACCGTGCTGCCGCTGCGCACCGCCGAGGTAATGGTGAGTGACACATTGGCGAAGGCCGAAGTCTGCCCCATCACGCCGACAAAGGGCGTCGCTCCCCCGGCATAGTACAGCCCTGTGGCCGAGTACGAACCGATCACGGGAAAGACCTGGCGGATACCGCTCGAGGTGTCCACCTTCTGCTCCAGGCCATATCCGCACAATCCCCCGATCGCGATGGTTGCGCCCGCAACGTGCGCCCGCTTTAGCGAGAGCTGGATGTGGGTTCCATCGACCAGCGTGTAGGCTGCCGTCTCGAATCCCTCGATTCCGTTGACCATCGCGGTCGGATCGGCGACGCAGGCCACACCGCTCGACGCGGGCGCTGCAGCCGTATCGGCGGAGTAGCCCGCTGGCAGACCCGTCGTCGCAATCGCGACGGCCACGTTTCCCGGAGCAATGTCGTCGGCCTGCGAACGAATGACTGTTGCGGTCTGGAAGAAGGTGCTGACCGGGAAGCTGGTTCCGCTGAAGACAGCCGAGGCGTTCTGTCCCGCAGCTCCGGCGCCGGTCAATACGCCTGCCGAAAGCACCTTCGCAGGGTTGGTATCGATCAGATAGCGGCCGTCGCCCTGCGTACCATTGTTGGCCGTTGGAGCGATCTGAAGCGAGGTCGATCCCGTTGTGCAGCCGGAAGAGCAGCTTCCCATAAAGACGCGCGAATCCTCGCGAATCTGCAGGTCGAACGGATGCGCGCCTTCGTCGGCATTGTCGCGAAAGCCGCCGAAGGCATTGATGAACTGTGAGCCGATAAGGCAGTCTCCCACGCCGTAGCAGTTGGTTTCCTTGGGGGCGAGCACGTGCTGCCCCTGCGTGTTGTAGATCCCCTTGACGGCGAGCGCGGTGTAGTTGGTCTTGAAGTAGGGCAGACTCAGATCGACGTTCTGGGGAAAGTGGTTTGAGCCGCCCGTCAGCGCCTGATGCAGGATCTCCAGCCCTGACGAGGTCGGCGTCCGGGTCTGGTCGACCTGGTGGATCTCCGCCGTGTTGCGGGTCGCGGTAACGCTGATGACCTGCCCGGCCTCATCGCCGCGAGCCATGACGCTCTCCGGGTTCAGGTAACTGTCGCGTCGCTGGCCACCACGGTGGTCCTCGATGTGCGTGCCGTTGCTCCACTGCGACGGATAGTAGATCTCGCTGGAGTCATAGTTCTGCTCGGCCTTCAGGTCGCAGCCCGCGGCACAGTCCGGCCCCGCCAGCGCGTTGGCGATACCGTTGCCCCCGCGGTCGGTCTGGAACTGGCTCGCATATTGCACGCCGTTGACGCGGTTGACGGAGAGCTGCGATCCCGCAGGCTGCGCCACGGTCTGACCGGCGGCAGGAAAGGTCGTTACCTTCTGCGAAAGGCCGCTGGTGACGCCGGCGACATTCGCATCCACATAGCTCTTGGTCGCAGCCTGCGACGGCGTTACCGGATCGGCCGCGAGCGTCAGCGGACCGGTCATCGTGTCGCCGTTCCTGAGCACGTATGGATTGGAAGAGTCGAGCGGAGCCCCGGCGACGGCTGCCGCGATGGCCGTATCCACATAGCTCTTGCTGACCGTCTGCATGGCCACCGAGGTCGGAAGAATGGTGCTGCGAATCGTGCTGATATGCACCGGCGTCTGGCTCACGGGAATCACCCAGTACTCGCGGCTGACGCTGCCATCGTCGAGGTGGTACACGGCCGTGTAGTAGGTGCCGATCGGTGTCGCCCCCGCGTTCGGCGTAAGCCGGAGGTCCAGGACGCCCCCGCTTGTCAGCGTTGCCGACGTGCTTCCACTGGCGACGGCCTGACCGCTCGCTGTCGTAAAGGCCGGCCAGCTTACCAGCACGGAACCTCCAGCCGCCCTGCCGTCAGCCCGATTGACGGTATCTGTAACTTCAGTCGTTACAACCTGTGCGATCGCCGCTGCCGGAAACAGCGCGGTGATCCATAGGAGGGCCAGCAGAAGCGCTGCCAGCATCCATCCCTTTCGCCTGAAACTCATTGTTCGCTCTCTTTCTATGGCTTACTGGGTTGTCCATCATCAGGACTGCTCAAAACATGCGCAGTGCGTTCATCCCGGCAGGTAGCTGCGGAAGCACAGAACCCTCTCGCCATCGTTGGCATCGGTGACAGGGAGTGCGCGAAACGTTCCGGCCAGCCGTATACGCTCCAATGGCGTTGTGAGC is a window of Edaphobacter sp. 12200R-103 DNA encoding:
- a CDS encoding phage portal protein translates to MGVREAVKDVWQRVAGVDAAAQQDPATGERKTKTLPAILTPYRGARLGQDALPKPTPANLRRFAETPVVRRAINVVKDKVASMDWQVRVRRGYNPADVENAAERLAVLRRCLEEPNAADSFRVLWEQVIEDLLVGGFGAVEMEATGDPQQPFRLWAVDGATIQVNSQWDGQADKPRYAQATGRLGEQSQIALRDDELMYVRLNPRTHTPFGLGRLEVAFETVNQFVSAQRYAGRLASNSVVQYALWLNEATPEQHDRLIRWWQDEIEGTGRVPVLSSEKKPEVLRFAGGTDADLRLQWQELLIRMIANAFELPPMLLGVAGDVNRSTAGELADEAFQSAVVPVAKLIAEHITRDLFAKKLGWREFEFCFNELEGRDEASEAAIQKTLLEAGVLTVDEVRAMRGLPPLAQKEALS
- a CDS encoding terminase encodes the protein MEWAVRAAGVGGSGRPFFSDLEKRRVEMIWDIEGLEELGRGIDGSPDGMVRAVRETLKVRDRDGKVRPLEANAVQRAFEERRKQWNIVLKARQMGVTTWVAARMFMKTITTRGVLTVQVAQTREAAEGIFRMVQRFWEQLPKEAREGPLRRSRANSGQMSFPELDSEFRILSAGDEGAGRGLSIQNLHLSEVSRWPGDAQETLAGLRAALSPSGELVIESTPNGAYGCFYSEWNHALENGTVQHFFPWWMEEAYVAAAVTDFTDEEQALIESKNLKPEQIGYRRMLETSYQALRSQEFAEDPVSCFRATGDCCFDVDAIEDRLAEVTPPVERRRGDCLHIWLPPVPGNRYLVAVDTAGGGAAGDYAAVQVIELRTGLQCAELRQRLNPLELAAAAVQLAHEYGRAKIAVERNNHGSAVLAYLDSIHRYTEVYQMDGQAGWLTTALNKPRIIAHMGALLVQSPQIFASARLLEECRTFINGANGRTGAAPGSHDDCLMAMAIAQAVREELLVRP
- a CDS encoding GDSL-type esterase/lipase family protein, with the translated sequence MSFRRKGWMLAALLLALLWITALFPAAAIAQVVTTEVTDTVNRADGRAAGGSVLVSWPAFTTASGQAVASGSTSATLTSGGVLDLRLTPNAGATPIGTYYTAVYHLDDGSVSREYWVIPVSQTPVHISTIRSTILPTSVAMQTVSKSYVDTAIAAAVAGAPLDSSNPYVLRNGDTMTGPLTLAADPVTPSQAATKSYVDANVAGVTSGLSQKVTTFPAAGQTVAQPAGSQLSVNRVNGVQYASQFQTDRGGNGIANALAGPDCAAGCDLKAEQNYDSSEIYYPSQWSNGTHIEDHRGGQRRDSYLNPESVMARGDEAGQVISVTATRNTAEIHQVDQTRTPTSSGLEILHQALTGGSNHFPQNVDLSLPYFKTNYTALAVKGIYNTQGQHVLAPKETNCYGVGDCLIGSQFINAFGGFRDNADEGAHPFDLQIREDSRVFMGSCSSGCTTGSTSLQIAPTANNGTQGDGRYLIDTNPAKVLSAGVLTGAGAAGQNASAVFSGTSFPVSTFFQTATVIRSQADDIAPGNVAVAIATTGLPAGYSADTAAAPASSGVACVADPTAMVNGIEGFETAAYTLVDGTHIQLSLKRAHVAGATIAIGGLCGYGLEQKVDTSSGIRQVFPVIGSYSATGLYYAGGATPFVGVMGQTSAFANVSLTITSAVRSGSTVTLTTAGNLPVDVNGLTMTVAGATDSSYNGSFVVSSTAPNKVTYTQSGPDSSTTGGTLSLLTGTYALYPMAEVLSVMNPSTKTVDGQMTLAANTVAWEPNDSVEQPHYYQEKVGGDLEAISQYVPRPGVYAQAGMQYEGNNGPGLRGWMINNATPPASYYGNGGTHSLPDAALVMAGPWKRTMVADAGEQSVFTIHCNLHGCNRWNSAYNLFELSSSASVDTMSFNPSTSGVALNLRGTSYSFTPQGFTAGTVNATTVNATTLNGAISASQVPVFKASGSAHAPGAVPDPGATPGTTRFLREDGTWAVPAGGVSGSGFSGSTLAPNATADYNFMQGTGTTVVDATGNGNSGTLLAGTHAPAWVPNGLSFTSASPYQGVQLPAVLNNTQTFEFAVHIAPFPASNGLALSNQYPVILTSSLGGNGVNLLYAGSGPGSYTPGIYAGNAPRVTMNQTISGFHVLAFVLGTGSGNLDHVYIDGVEYPYVAQSASFGLQSGGSYFLGGSGISPYAGSGLLGTMYRARFFPTQLTPAQIQSDSLALTREVAARGVAVDPQPVLSSAPVMHIVGDSIACSWNGSQCSDSYSWSSQLTLLNQPTYTRTNWGIYGATIRGMEASEANRVARRCTTDAGQAVALLDAGVNDLLNGTPLQTFQYLTGEIQTLKRAGCRVFVGTMISSGGNSTAAGAPSMDAQKNAYNALILQQARSAGADGILDFAANPLLGADGANTSANFLADHVHPSAAGQQLMAAAASNALNYYFGYNEVNPHTVTALPYSMTAADGAVSLNGVTGAGNITLPDCTGQSGAVYRIGNPQSAYAITVSALNANQLINGIPFGTPVSVPANGSLALRDVPNPKTVSGCHWEM
- a CDS encoding DUF3037 domain-containing protein, coding for MADRVPCEFFLIRYVPDVVKGEFTNIGVVLRPAGAEAADAVVRFTRDWSRVRCMDADADLGVLEALEGEIAERLRLGAADTKPVLTLLEDTLSNSVQISEPRASLAENMAAEMEQLLRMYVEPLRGKQERRKSGRAAIVSSMRNEFERAGVWGMMRKRIAASLYTRAGDPMKIDCGYRADAAGAAGSLIRMFQAVSLEGDVEAAKGFAYSAPQLREGVERVERARLELTAVVEPLRMSEDGADEAVERYRFGVEAMEREAIRVVTLSDLARVAETARLELRV
- a CDS encoding HipA domain-containing protein; its protein translation is MAVLAVQAIRRMRGGAQSQLMLGADGKLWVVKFQNNPQHRRVLANEFIATRLAAAAGVTVPACDVVEVTEWLVKNTLDMTVELPRGVRERYSPGLQFGSQFVGGLMPGQVVDYLPDPQLDEVRNLREFAGMLVIDKWTGNCNGRQAVFERRPRERRYRATFIDQGFCFNAGEWNFPDSPLRGVYQRNRVYEMVTGWESFEPWLGRVETMSPGTLWSIAEQVPPEWYGGDMSELERLMEQLLQRRGRVRELIASFRDSNREPFPMWNKVTKVMVPRQFAEAGGAGKFVM